A single genomic interval of Dromiciops gliroides isolate mDroGli1 chromosome 1, mDroGli1.pri, whole genome shotgun sequence harbors:
- the LOC122735122 gene encoding histone H1.10: MSVELEEALPLTPAEEAPGTPEKKPAGKKAKAGSSALSPSKKKKNNKKKNQPGKYSQLVVETIRKLGERNGSSLAKIYNEAKKVPWFDQQNGRTYLKYSIKALVQNDTLLQVKGTGANGSFKLNKKKLEGGGADKKGSAAAAAHPKAKKAASAAAARRSDKKPAKAKKPEKRSHKKGAGGGGGKKDKGKAKKAAKKAASSGGKKVKKSAKPSVPKVPKGRK, encoded by the coding sequence ATGTCGGTAGAACTGGAAGAGGCCCTGCCCCTGACCCCGGCCGAGGAGGCGCCCGGCACTCCTGAGAAGAAGCCGGCCGGCAAGAAGGCCAAGGCGGGCTCGTCGGCGCTGTCGCcctccaagaagaagaagaacaacaagaagaagaatcAGCCGGGCAAGTATAGCCAGCTGGTGGTGGAGACAATCCGCAAGTTGGGCGAGCGCAACGGCTCGTCGCTGGCCAAGATCTACAACGAAGCCAAGAAGGTGCCCTGGTTCGACCAGCAGAACGGGCGCACCTACCTCAAGTACTCCATCAAGGCGCTGGTGCAGAACGACACCCTGCTGCAGGTGAAGGGCACGGGCGCCAACGGCTCTTTCAAGCTCAACAAGAAGAAACTCGAGGGCGGCGGCGCTGACAAGAAGGGTTCGGCTGCGGCCGCCGCGCACCCCAAGGCCAAGAAGGCGGCTTCCGCGGCGGCGGCGCGGCGCAGCGACAAGAAGCCGGCCAAGGCCAAGAAGCCAGAGAAGCGCTCCCACAAGAAGGGcgcgggcggcggcggcggcaagAAGGACAAAGGCAAGGCCAAGAAAGCAGCTAAGAAGGCAGCTTCGTCCGGGGGGAAGAAGGTGAAGAAGTCGGCCAAGCCCAGCGTGCCCAAGGTGCCCAAGGGCAGGAAGTGA